The following proteins are encoded in a genomic region of Gossypium hirsutum isolate 1008001.06 chromosome D05, Gossypium_hirsutum_v2.1, whole genome shotgun sequence:
- the LOC107903653 gene encoding rRNA biogenesis protein RRP5 isoform X2, whose translation MFHVGQVVKCRVTGSSPASRHVNLSLQMRPVRISEDDMVKLGSIVSGVVEGLTSSAVVINVNSKAHLKGMIFNEHLADHHERAALLKSILKPGYKFDQLLVLVQGLVFLAWLFKLL comes from the exons ATGTTTCATGTGGGACAAGTTGTTAAATGCAGAGTAACTGGTTCTTCACCTGCTTCAAGGCATGTCAATCTTAGCTTGCAGATGAGGCCCGTGAG GATTTCTGAAGACGATATGGTCAAGTTGGGCAGCATAGTTTCTGGGGTTGTTGAGGGTTTAACTTCCTCTGCAGTAGTTATAAATGTTAACTCAAAAGCTCACTTGAAGGGTATGATATTTAATGAACATTTGGCAGATCATCATG AACGTGCTGCCTTGTTGAAGTCAATCCTGAAGCCTGGATATAAGTTTGATCAACTGCTGGTTCTAG TGCAGGGCTTGGTGTTCTTAGCATGGCTGTTCAAGCTGTTGTAA
- the LOC107903653 gene encoding rRNA biogenesis protein RRP5 isoform X1: MRSELGLGPGDDPNSMFHVGQVVKCRVTGSSPASRHVNLSLQMRPVRISEDDMVKLGSIVSGVVEGLTSSAVVINVNSKAHLKGMIFNEHLADHHERAALLKSILKPGYKFDQLLVLVQGLVFLAWLFKLL; the protein is encoded by the exons ATGAGATCCGAACTTGGCTTAGGACCAGGAGATGATCCAAATTCAATGTTTCATGTGGGACAAGTTGTTAAATGCAGAGTAACTGGTTCTTCACCTGCTTCAAGGCATGTCAATCTTAGCTTGCAGATGAGGCCCGTGAG GATTTCTGAAGACGATATGGTCAAGTTGGGCAGCATAGTTTCTGGGGTTGTTGAGGGTTTAACTTCCTCTGCAGTAGTTATAAATGTTAACTCAAAAGCTCACTTGAAGGGTATGATATTTAATGAACATTTGGCAGATCATCATG AACGTGCTGCCTTGTTGAAGTCAATCCTGAAGCCTGGATATAAGTTTGATCAACTGCTGGTTCTAG TGCAGGGCTTGGTGTTCTTAGCATGGCTGTTCAAGCTGTTGTAA
- the LOC107903647 gene encoding disease resistance protein At4g27190, with product MGCGFCEAALSNTVGTLVVDCVVKPVGRQLDYVRCFHDNVEKLREKKRELADARVRLLHKIEDAKNRLLLIENDVQNLQSRADETLSDMGTLEEEIQLNKRCLNWCPNWSWRYQLSKKAMKKIQDISELLDKFGQLGPVGYPAPSALPTIDFLCSKEFVFSKSSETAFYQIIEALKDDNINMIGLWGMGGVGKTTLAREVGSQAQKLKLFDKVVITVVSQKPNFEKIEDEIAQYIGFDMKNEQGRRSEQELWLRLKNEPRILIILDDIWESINLKEKIGIPIGDDHKGCKVLLTARRQQVCQAMDCQNLVQLGCLNDDEARTLFEKKAGLDDFSDDYIKIRANQIGKKCGGLPIAIVPLGSALKGKTHYEWQAAYRRLKDRRLTEIEDVNEENAYVCLEASFDYLKNMETKTCFLLCSLFPEDDKIYVENR from the coding sequence ATGGGTTGCGGATTTTGTGAGGCTGCTCTTTCTAACACAGTTGGAACACTGGTTGTGGACTGTGTGGTGAAGCCGGTAGGACGTCAACTTGATTATGTCCGTTGCTTTCATGACAATGTTGAAAAGCTCCGAGAGAAAAAGCGTGAACTTGCAGATGCACGAGTTCGTCTACTACATAAGATTGAGGATGCTAAAAATCGGCTTCTACTAATTGAAAATGATGTACAGAACTTGCAATCAAGGGCAGACGAAACACTGTCGGATATGGGAACTCTGGAGGAGGAAATCCAACTGAATAAGAGGTGTCTCAATTGGTGTCCTAATTGGAGTTGGAGATATCAATTAAGCAAGAAAGCAATGAAGAAAATCCAGGATATCTCTGAGCTTTTGGACAAATTTGGTCAACTTGGACCAGTCGGTTACCCTGCACCTAGTGCCCTTCCCACCATAGATTTCCTATGTTCTAAGGAATTTGTGTTTTCGAAATCTTCAGAGACtgcattttatcaaatcattGAAGCCTTAAAAGATGACAATATCAACATGATTGGGTTGTGGGGGATGGGAGGGGTGGGCAAGACCACCCTGGCTCGTGAAGTTGGAAGTCAAGCTCAAAAACTGAAATTGTTTGACAAAGTTGTGATAACGGTTGTGTCTCAAAAgccaaattttgagaaaattgaaGATGAAATTGCACAATACATAGGCTTTGATATGAAGAATGAACAAGGAAGAAGATCCGAGCAAGAATTATGGTTAAGGCTGAAGAATGAACCGAGGATTCTTATCATCCTTGATGATATTTGGGAATCCATCAACTTAAAGGAGAAGATTGGAATTCCAATTGGGGATGATCATAAAGGCTGCAAAGTTCTTTTAACAGCACGCCGTCAACAAGTATGTCAAGCTATGGATTGTCAAAACCTGGTACAACTTGGCTGTTTGAATGATGATGAAGCTAGGACTCTGTTTGAAAAGAAAGCAGGTCTAGATGACTTTTCtgatgattatattaaaattcgAGCAAATCAAATTGGCAAAAAATGCGGGGGTTTGCCTATAGCTATAGTTCCACTGGGAAGTGCCTTGAAAGGTAAAACCCATTATGAGTGGCAAGCTGCATACCGGAGACTCAAAGATCGTAGATTGACTGAAATTGAGGATGTTAATGAAGAAAATGCCTATGTATGTCTTGAGGCGAGCTTCGACTACTTGAAGAATATGGAGACAAAGACATGTTTCTTGTTGTGCTCTTTATTTCCTGAAGATGATAAGATTTATGTTGAGAATCGATGA